The following are from one region of the Paenibacillus sp. JZ16 genome:
- a CDS encoding DUF3658 domain-containing protein — protein sequence MKSTHSHIIQQAQDFARSVHGQDSSGHDWWHVQRVTRIARLLAYLEGANAYICELSAYLHDVADEKLNESKEAGYERVQQWLNQAGVEASDQENVLEIISTMSFSGGTGSAMRTLEGRIVQDADRLDAIGAIGIARTFAYSGWKGQSMYDPYISLREHMTQEEYRKGKSTAVNHFHEKLLKLKDKMNTESARLLADGKHQSLELFLQLFDKEWAMGNEAYLHESPIHRRNVSRVHIAFDDSTAGSLKMMLRSKPGEIVVTLGDNLMVGPLPKDHDFSRSFSTRNKWFQERYSIAHAEDRKLTMLQAAFDWLTWPQQLTEMPCLIWAGDSASEQLGLRRLLSLIPDHPEVILVNATSVHRQQDPNSWYRGTFEMTSDKLQIVLDTAGQVPLSPQDQAGYRADWQRLVNDDGFLRVLQGERLCTVPEAYYDADILQAAYRLEARHGFFKKSARIIGEVIGMGELTVSDSFIEYRVRHLIQEGALTYSGELDAMRNYSVSLVDASTSEEQWSHEQRLAKIVKLKSLLHEMMEINLAESGFMEELRQLDAEGLGASVSSNQEAVTTSIQSQIEDFMSSYQHHQEQRISLMGSLEKVLTQIDETAPIE from the coding sequence ATGAAATCGACTCATAGTCATATCATTCAGCAAGCTCAAGATTTTGCACGTTCCGTGCATGGACAAGATTCCAGCGGTCATGATTGGTGGCATGTTCAGCGTGTCACCCGCATCGCCCGACTCCTAGCTTATCTTGAAGGGGCGAATGCATACATATGTGAGTTGTCAGCCTACCTGCATGACGTTGCTGATGAGAAGCTGAATGAATCAAAGGAAGCGGGTTACGAGCGGGTTCAGCAATGGTTGAACCAAGCCGGTGTTGAAGCATCTGACCAGGAGAACGTGTTGGAGATTATTAGTACGATGTCGTTCTCAGGCGGAACGGGGAGCGCCATGCGTACATTGGAAGGGCGAATTGTACAGGATGCAGATCGTCTGGATGCGATTGGTGCAATCGGGATTGCCCGTACTTTCGCTTATTCCGGATGGAAGGGTCAAAGCATGTACGATCCATACATTTCCCTTCGGGAGCATATGACACAAGAGGAATATCGAAAAGGCAAAAGCACGGCCGTTAACCATTTCCATGAAAAGCTTCTGAAGCTGAAGGATAAAATGAATACGGAATCGGCAAGGCTGCTGGCAGATGGCAAGCATCAAAGTCTCGAGCTCTTTCTCCAGTTATTCGATAAAGAGTGGGCGATGGGGAATGAAGCCTACCTGCACGAATCCCCGATTCATCGCCGGAATGTATCACGTGTCCATATTGCCTTCGATGATTCAACGGCAGGGTCGTTAAAGATGATGCTGCGCTCGAAACCGGGAGAGATCGTGGTTACATTGGGCGATAACCTTATGGTAGGGCCGCTTCCCAAAGACCATGATTTCTCCCGTTCGTTCTCTACCCGAAATAAGTGGTTTCAGGAACGATACAGCATTGCGCATGCGGAAGATAGAAAATTAACGATGCTGCAAGCCGCCTTCGATTGGCTGACCTGGCCCCAGCAGCTGACCGAGATGCCGTGCTTGATATGGGCTGGCGATTCCGCTTCGGAACAGCTAGGTTTACGCAGGTTGTTGTCTCTGATACCAGATCATCCTGAAGTCATATTGGTAAATGCGACAAGCGTTCATCGTCAGCAGGATCCAAACAGTTGGTATCGGGGAACGTTTGAGATGACTTCAGATAAACTTCAAATCGTGCTGGATACAGCCGGGCAAGTTCCATTATCGCCGCAGGATCAGGCTGGCTATCGTGCGGATTGGCAGCGTCTCGTAAACGACGATGGGTTCCTTCGCGTCCTTCAAGGCGAGCGGCTGTGCACCGTTCCTGAAGCTTACTATGATGCAGATATACTGCAAGCCGCTTATCGTCTTGAGGCCAGACATGGGTTCTTCAAGAAATCAGCCCGCATTATTGGCGAGGTGATCGGCATGGGTGAATTAACCGTTTCCGACTCTTTTATCGAATATCGGGTTCGTCACCTGATTCAGGAAGGCGCATTAACCTACTCCGGCGAGCTGGATGCCATGCGAAATTACAGCGTATCACTTGTGGATGCATCGACTTCCGAGGAACAGTGGAGCCATGAACAACGCTTGGCTAAGATCGTGAAGCTGAAGTCGCTGCTGCATGAGATGATGGAAATTAACCTTGCAGAGAGTGGATTCATGGAAGAACTACGCCAATTGGATGCAGAGGGTCTGGGAGCATCTGTTTCCTCCAACCAGGAAGCTGTTACGACCAGCATACAATCTCAAATCGAGGACTTTATGAGTTCGTATCAACATCATCAAGAACAACGTATATCCTTGATGGGTTCCCTGGAGAAGGTGTTAACCCAGATCGATGAAACGGCTCCGATAGAATAG